A stretch of Physeter macrocephalus isolate SW-GA chromosome 8, ASM283717v5, whole genome shotgun sequence DNA encodes these proteins:
- the LOC102976236 gene encoding uroporphyrinogen-III synthase-like: MKVLLLKDPKEDSWGQDPYIRELGLYGLEATLIPVLSFEFLSLPSFLEKLSHPEGYGGLIFTSPRAVEAVELCLEKDNRAAVWRKSLKEKWNAKSVYVVGNATASLVNKIGLHTEGENCGNAEKLAEYICSRESPALPLQFPCGTLKREILPKMLKDKGIPMESLTVYQTIPHPGIQGNLNSYYSQQGIPASITFLSPSGLTHSLKHIQELSGDNIDQIKFVAIGPTTAHALAEQGLPVSCTAESPTPQALAAGIRTALQPHGC, from the coding sequence ATGAAGGTGCTTCTGCTGAAAGACCCTAAGGAGGACAGCTGGGGCCAGGACCCCTACATCAGGGAATTAGGATTATATGGACTCGAAGCCACTTTGATCCCTGTTTTATCATTTGAGTTTTTGTCTCTTCCCAGTTTTTTGGAGAAGCTGTCTCACCCTGAAGGTTACGGGGGCCTCATTTTTACCAGCCCCAGAGCAGTGGAGGCAGTGGAGCTGTGTTTGGAGAAAGACAATAGAGCCGCAGTCTGGAGAAAgtctctgaaagaaaaatggaatgctAAGTCAGTGTATGTGGTGGGAAATGCTACTGCTTCCCTAGTGAATAAAATTGGCCTGCATACAGAAGGAGAAAACTGTGGAAATGCAGAAAAGCTTGCAGAGTACATTTGTTCTAGGGAGTCGCCAGCACTGCCTCTTCAGTTTCCCTGTGGAACCCTCAAAAGAGAAATCCTGCCGAAAATGCTCAAGGACAAAGGGATTCCCATGGAGAGCTTAACCGTCTACCAGACGATCCCACACCCAGGAATCCAGGGGAACCTCAACAGCTACTATTCCCAGCAGGGCATTCCAGCCAGCATCACGTTTCTCAGTCCCTCTGGCCTGACACACAGTCTCAAGCATATTCAAGAGTTATCTGGTGACAACATTGACCAGATTAAGTTCGTGGCCATTGGGCCCACCACAGCCCACGCCCTGGCCGAGCAGGGCCTGCCCGTGAGCTGCACCGCAGAGAGCCCCACACCGCAAGCCCTGGCCGCGGGCATCAGGACGGCGCTCCAGCCCCACGGATGCTGA